TCCATCGGGTAGACGAAATATTGGGTTCATCCGGCATAGAGATGCCAAGTGGTACAGAACAGTTTCTGATTACACCAAACACACTTGCCAAAGCTGCCCGAATATTGTCAGTTTGGGGAATAGCCTTGATATAGAAGGATGCTCTTACAAACCTATCTGCTGCCCTATTTGTACCCGGCAACATAATATCTCCCGGGATTCCTTTCCAGTATTTATCAATCGCAAGCTGGTCATCAAATATGGGAGAGTTGGTCATCACGTTATATGACTTGTCGTGATGTACCACCAGTTTACCACCTATATATTCAAAGATGGCATTGTCTCCTGCCGCATCAGACATGGAAAGATGGATGGTGGTAAAACGGTCTGAGTTGGGCAGCAAGGCAGAAACCACCACAAATTCTTCTTTCTGCAATTCAGTGACAGCTTCTGCCACTGTCGAAAAGTTGTCCAACACATACTGTAGCCACATGGATATCGCCAGTCCTTTCTTTGCGCCCTTAGGGTCAAATACTGGATATTGGCTTTCTGCCAGCCAAAGCAGGTTGGCCACAAGTCCCTTTTCATTCATGCCATCTGTTGAGGCAATATCCCAAGAGCTGGTAATCACACTCCCATATTTTGATTGCCATTCCAAGGAAGTGGCACCAACACCTCCATTTCTTTCCATTCCTCTTGGAAAGACCCAAAGGTTAGCCGGAATATCATCCTTCCAATCCATTGAACGGGCTGTAATAACTGTTTCATTGGGTCCGTGATAGACCACCCTTGTACAAGCAATAAGACTGTGGCAAAGGAAAAAAGCCATGAACATTATAGCAGTAAAAACCATCTGAATTTTGTTATTGAATTTCATGCTGTCAAAATTTTGAATCCGTATTTGGGGTTAATGGATGATCAGCCGATTTGGAAAGAAACTGTTGTGATTCTTAAAAAGGTAAGGTGAAAAGTACAGCGAATAGCTTTACGCTAATACAACAATAAAAAATTGCTATAGTGCGAAAAGTGTAGGATTAATCACACAGATTTTATGCGCTGTTATTACATTGAAAATAAAACTGTATAGGTTGCATTTTTCACCTCACTAAAAAGCTTCCCTTACAGTCAGGAAAAGTGCAGTCCTATTATTTCCCAGTCCAAAATCTATCCTGAAATTTAACTGCTCTTTCGGCAGCAGACGGAACCTAGCCCCTAATCCATATACATATTCCACCTCCTTGAAATATGGTGTATCCCAATCAGCCACGGTATTGCCTACCCCAACAAATGCGGCAGCACCGAACCTGCCAGCAATATGCCTTCGATACTCTGTCTGCAACCAGAATACCTGATTGTCTATAAACTGTGCAGAATTACCAATACTTCGAAGCCTTCTGCTTCCTCCCAAAGAAGGCAACTTGTAAAAGGGGGCATCACCCACTACAAAACTCCAGAATGCCTGTATACCAATTACATTTTCCTTATTGACAATCTTGTAATAGTCCCGAAGGTCCAGTGCAAACTGCCCGTACTGATAAGCTCCCCAATACTGTCTGTAATTCACTTTCCAAAGTCTGCCCTCTGTTGGGTACAGGATATCATCTCGGCTTTCAAAACGAATCTCTGTTCCCAAGCCTACAATAGACCCTCCTCCGTAACCTTCCACTTCTGGGCTTAATAGTTCTCCTGTTATATTTTTCTGGTCTACAAATGACAGCTCATAAGCCAACCCTACAAAAAGCTTCTTGGAAATTCCTTTCAGAAATCCACCAATTACACCATACTGGTTGAGGGTATAGGTGCTGATATTGCTGGAGGGTTTTCCTGTTCCGTAATAGGCTGCCGGAAAACGGTAGACCATACCTGTTGCAAAAATACCCCACCCTGACTTGGTATAGCGAATCAGCTCCGTATCCAAGTCCAGCTCATTTTTGGTTGAATAAGAAAAGGAAGAAATCAAGGTGGTGGGTCTGCTGTAAGGTGAGTTTCCATTAGATACCGTATCGTCTAGCGTAATGACATTCATAAAGCCCAAAGCAAGTCCTGCTTCTTGATCGTAATCTATAATTGGATAAAATGAAATGGTACTGTGCGGACGCTCAATTGTTACGATGTCCATCACCTTCTCCACAAAACCCTTTTGCTGCAAGGAGTCTGTGACCTCCTGCCCTATTGCTGACCACTGATAGGCAAACATCAAATAAGTGACAGCAAAAATTAAAATTTTTTTAAGCATAAGGGATTGATTATGAAACACCTCTCCTTCTTGAACAGCTACTGTCGCTTAAGCATTCAGAACAATGTGTAAATTAATTGAGACGCAACCATACTACTGCTATTTTTGTTTCCTTTCGTAGGTACCCCACCACTTTATCCTCCTCAATACTAGAATTACCCCTCAATAT
This portion of the Limibacter armeniacum genome encodes:
- a CDS encoding linear amide C-N hydrolase, producing MKFNNKIQMVFTAIMFMAFFLCHSLIACTRVVYHGPNETVITARSMDWKDDIPANLWVFPRGMERNGGVGATSLEWQSKYGSVITSSWDIASTDGMNEKGLVANLLWLAESQYPVFDPKGAKKGLAISMWLQYVLDNFSTVAEAVTELQKEEFVVVSALLPNSDRFTTIHLSMSDAAGDNAIFEYIGGKLVVHHDKSYNVMTNSPIFDDQLAIDKYWKGIPGDIMLPGTNRAADRFVRASFYIKAIPQTDNIRAALASVFGVIRNCSVPLGISMPDEPNISSTRWRTVADQKNLVYYFDNVLNPNVVWVDFSKLDFKENAPVKKLSLSNNEIYEGESSAKFQEAKPMKFLGLDQ
- a CDS encoding BamA/TamA family outer membrane protein, which gives rise to MLKKILIFAVTYLMFAYQWSAIGQEVTDSLQQKGFVEKVMDIVTIERPHSTISFYPIIDYDQEAGLALGFMNVITLDDTVSNGNSPYSRPTTLISSFSYSTKNELDLDTELIRYTKSGWGIFATGMVYRFPAAYYGTGKPSSNISTYTLNQYGVIGGFLKGISKKLFVGLAYELSFVDQKNITGELLSPEVEGYGGGSIVGLGTEIRFESRDDILYPTEGRLWKVNYRQYWGAYQYGQFALDLRDYYKIVNKENVIGIQAFWSFVVGDAPFYKLPSLGGSRRLRSIGNSAQFIDNQVFWLQTEYRRHIAGRFGAAAFVGVGNTVADWDTPYFKEVEYVYGLGARFRLLPKEQLNFRIDFGLGNNRTALFLTVREAF